TTTGATTTCAGGCATTCCAACAGATTTCATATTTCCTTGATTTTTGAAATCAAACACCCTTCTCCTAACAGAAAAACTTCCACCTTCGAATTCAAAAATAAAAGATACCGAACTATTGCGCGGTTTATTTTTAGAAATGGCTGGCTCCCAAAAAGAAGTTGTATTAATTACTTTTTCCAAGTTCAGCTTTTTTGAAGCCACATTTGTTTTATTCAATGCACTTATCAAACAAGGCTTACCATTTTCATCAATTAAAATCTGAGTCTCAATAACTCCTTTAATTTCTGCCAGTCTTTTTTTATCAAAACTATTATTTACTTCCTCCACAAACGTTTTTGGAGGCATTGCAAGAATGTCTCCACAATCAAGGCAAAAAGATACTAAGTGACAATTTAGATATTTTTCAGGATATAGATTTTGAGAATAAACGAAACTATAAAAAAAAATAAATAAAGCAATTAAAGGTGTTTTTTTCATTAATTTCCTAATATGAATTTAAGATTTATTCTTCTTCAATATCGTCTTCTTCTTCATCAAGCTCCTCTCCATCCTCATCCATATCAAATAAATAAGGCTCAACTAACATCTTATCTGCCAAAATTTCGATACGTTCAGTTAAGGTTTCTGTAAAGATCAAACGCTGTGTTTTGGCAATACTACCAGAAATACGCATAATTTTTGTTTCGTGGCGCAGTCTCAAAATAGGATCTGCATCATCCAAAATAAGCATTTTTAAGCGGTTGACGTTATAACCCGCCGTGCTAAACATATCGTTTAATTTGGTTGGCGTTCCAATCAAAACATCTATTCCTGTAGAAACATAGTTTTTATCGTAATCCATGTCTCCTTTTTCGTTTACACCATAAACTTCCAAGTTGGTGTATTTTCCATACTTTTCAAAAAGCGCTACCATTTCCAAAACCTTCGCTTTGTCTTCAACAAAAATCAACGCACGAGGCGACTCTTCTGTTTTACCCGCCAATTGCTGAATCACATTTAAAACAATCGTAGTTGTTTTTCCACTTCCTTTTGGCGAAACAATTACACAGTCGGCTCCACTTTTTATGGTCGAGAAAGTTTCCATCTGCAAAGCATTGGCTTCAGTCAAACCATTTTCGATTAATCCGTCTTGTAATTTTTCGTTTATTTTTTTTAGTTTCATGCTTAATTTTAGATTTATGATTTTAGATTTCAGATTGAAAACTAAACCATCATTTGCTTGCGAACATTTTCACATCACTTTCAGAGATTTCGCTTCCTCCTAAAATGATTAATCTTTCTACTACATTTCGCAGTTCACGAATATTTCCTGTCCAATCGTATTCCTGTAATAATTGTATGGCTTGCGCCGAAAATCCTTTTACAGCGTTTCCTTGCTCTGAAGCAATCTTCTCTGCAAAATGCTTAATTAAGGCTGGAATATCATCACGTCTTTCATTCAATGGCGGTACTTTAATTAAAATTACAGCCAGACGATGGTATAAATCTTCACGGAAACGACCTTCGGCAATTTCTGTTTTCAAATCTTTATTAGTTGCCGCAACAACGCGAACGTCCACTTTAATATCTTTATCTGCACCAACTCTTGTAATCATACTTTCTTGAAGTGCTCTTAAAACTTTGGCTTGTGCCGAAAGACTCATGTCTCCAATCTCATCCAAGAAAATAGTTCCTTTGTCTGCTGCTTCAAATTTTCCTGCACGATCTTTCACTGCCGATGTAAAAGCACCTTTTACATGTCCGAACAATTCACTTTCGATCAATTCACTTGGAATCGCCGCACAGTTTACTTCGATTAAAGGAAAACTAGAACGCTCACTTTTTTCGTGTAATTGATGTGCTACTAATTCTTTTCCTGTTCCGTTTGGGCCTGTAATTAAAACTCGGGCTTCGGTTGGAGCTACTTTATCAATCATTACTTTAATGTGATTGATAGATTCACTTTCTCCGATCATTTCGTAATTCTTACTGACTTTTTTCTTTAGAATTTTATTTTCAACAACTAATTGTTTTTTGTCTAAAGCATTACGCACTGTATTCAGCAAACGATTTAAATCTGGTGGTTTCGAGATATAATCAAAAGCTCCTAAACGCATGGTTTGAATAGCCGTTTCCATATCTCCGTGGCCTGAAATCATAACCATCGGAATTTCTGGTTTTATTTTTTTTACTTCTTCTAAAACCTCAACACCATCCATTTTTGGCATTTTGATATCACACAAAACCAAATCGTAATCGTTGTTTTTTATTTTTTCAAGTCCAGCAACACCATCTTCGGCTTCATCAACCTGATACGAATCATTTTCTTCTGATAAAATTTTTACCAAAACTCTTCTGATTGCAGCTTCGTCTTCGACAATTAGTATTTTACTCATTCTTTTTTAAGATACTAAGATGCTAAGATTCTGAGATTCTGAGTTTTTTTGCTAAAATCTTAGCATCTCAGAATCTTAGAAACTTAGAATCTCTAAGTTAATATTTAAGCCATTTATACAATTCCTTCCAACTTGGTTTTTTACCATACATTAAAATACCTACACGGTAAATTTTTGCTGCAAACCAAACGACAAGGAAAAAGGTTGCAAACAATAATGATACCGAAATTGCAATTTGCCACCACGGCACGCCAAACGGAATACGCATTAACATTACAATTGGCGAAGTAAGCGGAATCATAGAAAAGATAACTGCGATACTTCCGTGCGGATCGTTTACCACTGTAAAGAATCCAATATATACACTTAAAATTAATGGCATTATGATTGGCAGTAAAAATTGCTGTGAATCGGTTTGATTGTCGACTGCAGCTCCAATTGCAGCATAAAATGAACTGTACAAGAAATAACCTCCAATAAAATAAACTACAAATCCAATTAAAATACTTGCGATTGGCAGATTCCACATTTCAGCAATATACATTTGCGCGGATCCTGATAATTGATGCTGCGCTGACTGCATCATTTCTGGCGAAATTCTTGCCGTTGGTCCAACATTAACACCAAAAAATGCAGAAGCAGCAAACATTAATCCCAGACCGATAATCGCCCAAATCATAAATTGTAAAATTCCCGCCAATGATGTTCCCACAATTTTCCCAATCATTAACTGAAATGGTTTTACTGATGAAATAATGATTTCGATAATGCGATTTGTTTTCTCTTCTATTACACTTCGCATGACCATATTTCCGTAGATGATAATAAACATCATAATCAAATAACCAAAAGCACCACCGATACCAATTTTAATTTCATTCAAACCTTTTAAGCTCTCTTCTCCAGAAGCTTTAACCAAATGAATATTTACTTTTGACTGTGCTTTCTGAATTGCCAAAGTGTCTAGTTTTGCTTCTTCCAGATTTAGTTTTGTGATTTTTTCGCCAATAATATCCTGCGTGCTTTCAATAAAAGAAATACTTGGACTGTTATTAGAAATAAATTCAATTTTACTTTCTAAGTCATTAACATTAGCTGTTTTTGGAATCACAATTAAACCGCTGAAATTTTCTTTTGTAATACTGTCTTTTAAAGCTTTTACTTCAATTTCAGATAAATTATAGTATTTAAATTCCGCTCCTTTTTTATTTTCCTTTAAAAAATCTGAGACAAAAATTCCGGTTTCATCATGAATAGCAATTCGTTTGGTTTCCGCTTTCATTGAACTCAAATAACCAATAAATACCGCAATCGCCACAAATAAAAGCGGACTCAAAAAAGTCATGACAACAAAAGATTTATTGCGGACTTTGGCAATAAATTCTCTTTTTATAATTAATGAAATAATACTCATTTCTTGATTTTAGATTTTAGATTGTTGACTTTAGATTTTTAAATTTCAGGATTAATTCTGAAATCTAAAATCTGAAATCTAAACTTTATTTTCAGTAACTGTTTGAATAAAAATATCGTTTATACTTGGAATTTTCTCTACGAAATGTGTTACTTGTCCACGCTGTGTCAAAACATTTAGTAATTCATTTGGTGCGGCATTTCCAATTTCGATATTCAATTTCAAATCATCATTCAACGATTTAAAATTAGCAGGCGAAACCGTAAATTTTTGTGTAATATCATACATTAGGCCTTCAACATTATTGGTCAAAATTCCTACTTCAAAACTATTGGTTCTAAATTGGCGTTTTACATCTGCCACTTTACCTTCAATCAATTTATTTGATTTATGAATTAAAGCTATATGCTCACACATTTCCTCAACACTTTCCATTCTGTGAGTCGAAAAAATAATGGTCGAACCTTGTTCTTTCAAAGCTAAAATTTCATCTTTAATAATATTAGCATTTACAGGATCAAAACCTGAAAAAGGTTCATCTAAAATCAGCAGTTTTGGTTTATGTAAAACACAAACGACAAACTGGATTTTCTGCGCCATTCCTTTAGAAAGTTCTTGAATTTTCTTATTCCACCAGCCTTGAATTCCTAAACGATCAAACCAATAATCCAATTGTTTTTTGGCTTCGGCTTTAGAGAGTCCTTTCATTTGCGCCAAGTACAAACACTGCTCTCCTACTTTCATCGAACTATACAAACCTCTTTCTTCTGGAAGATAACCAATAGTTTGAACGTGTTTTGGATGCAATTTTTCTCCATCCAAAATTACTTCGCCACTGTCTGGCAACGTAATTTGATTAATGATTCTGATAAGGGAAGTTTTTCCAGCTCCATTAGGACCTAAAAGTCCATATATACTGCCTTTGGGCACATTTAATGAAACTTCGTTAAGCGCTACATAATCGCCGTATTGTTTTACGACCTTATGTACTTCAAGTAAGTTACTCATGCTATTTTGTTGATTTACTGCGTTGCTTTGCCAATTCTGGTTCAGCGACTGTAAAAGTAAATAATTCGAAATGAATTTGTGTCATATTAAACAAAAAACCCATTCTAATTTGTACTTAGAATGGGTTTTAAATGTATTTAGACTTTTAAAAAAAGTATAGATTATGAGAACATATCTTTTACTTTTTCAAAGAATGATTTCTCAGATTTCTCTGGACTTGGAGCAAAATGCTCGTTGTTTAAAGCATTTTCAAAGAATTGTTTTTGTTCTTTGTTCAATGTTTTTGGTGTCCAAACATTTACGTGAACCAATAAATCTCCGCTTCCGTAACCGTTTAAACTTGGAATTCCTTTTCCTTTTAATCTTAAGATTTTTCCAGACTGAATTCCTTCTTCCAGTTTGATACGAACTTTTCCGTTGATCGCTTCAATATCTTTTGAAGCTCCTAAAACTGCTTCTGGGAAACTGATGTATAAATCAAAATGAACGTTTTCACCTTCACGCTTCAAGAATTCATGCTCAATTTCTTCAATCGCCACAATTAAATCTCCAGGAATGCTATTTCCAGGCGCATCATTACCTTTGTTAGCAACTTTTAACTGCATTCCGTCAACAACTCCAGCAGGAATTTTGATTGATACTGTTTCATCTTCCTGAACCATTCCCTGTCCATCTGCTTCAGAAGGTTTTTTATCTAAGATCTGACCAGAACCACCACAAGTAGGACAAGTTGACGCAGATTGCATTCTTCCTAAAATGGTATTGGTTACACGCATAACCTGACCTTGACCGTTACAAGTTGTACAAGTTTTATAGGTTACGCCTTTAGCCTGAACTTTACGTTTTACTTTTACTTTTTTCTCCACTCCATTTGCAATTTCTTCTAAAGTTAATTTTACTTTAATTCGAAGATTGCTTCCTTTTGCACGACGAGGACCTCCGCCTCCGCCTCCGAAACCGCCAAATCCGCCACCAAAAATATCACCAAACTGGCTGAAAATGTCATCCATGTTCATCCCGCCGTGACCACCGCCAAATCCGCCAGAACCATCAAATGCTTGATGACCGTATTGATCGTATTTCGCTTTTTTCTGTGGATCACTTAAAACTTCATAAGCTTCTGCCGCTAATTTGAAGTTTTCTTCTGCCTCTTTGTCGCCTGGGTTTTTATCAGGGTGGTATTTAAGTGCACTTTTTCTGTACGCTTTTTTAATTTCGGCAGCATCAGCATTTTTTGAAATGCCTAGTATTTCGTAAAAATCTTTTTTCATAATTAGGTTTAAATTGCTACGCCAGTCGCTAGCGCTCTAGTCCAAATTTTAAAATTCCAAAACCTAAAACGGATTCGAAATTTTTATTTGCATTTTAGTTTCCAACTACAACTTTAGGGAAACGAATGATTTTGTCTCCTAATTTGTATCCTTTTTCAATTACATCAACAATTTTACCTTTTAATTTGTCAGACGGAGCTGGAATTTGGGTAATTGCTTCAGCAACATCAGCATTAAATGCATCGCCTGCCTGTATTTCAACTTGCTCTAATCCTTTAGAAACTAAAGTGCTTTTTAATTTTTCGTGAATTAATTCAACACCTTTCTTCAAATTCTCATCATCAGATTTGTTGATTTCTACAGCTGCTCTATCAAAATCATCTAAAACTGGAAGCATCGCCAATAAAACTTCTTGGTTTGCTGTTTTAAATAATTCAAGACGCTCTTTTGAAGTTCTTTTTTTGTAATTTTCAAATTCGGCGAATAATCTCAAAAACTTATCTTTTTCTTTAGCCAAGTCTTGAGCTAATTGCTCTTCAACACTTAATTCTTCAACAATTAACTGCTCTCCGTTGGCATTTTTTTCTAACGTTACATCGTCTAATTCCTGATCGAATTCTGTATTTTCCGTAGTCATATTACTTTTATTTTTAAAAATATTTTTAAACTTCATTTTTATTTCTTTGGTGTTAGATTGCAAAAGTACTGCCAAATCTTATAAAATGTCAAATTGTCACTTTATTAATTATGAGACTTTTAAAAAGCGAAAATAGTCAAATAAAATTTAGTATAATTTTAAGACTATTACGTTATAGTTTGTTTTATCTTTGATTGAGAAAAACAAAAATTTTTACCACCAAAATTGAATTTAAGGGTTGGCTTTGGCCTCAAAATAATTATTAATTCAAATTTAC
This portion of the Flavobacterium panacagri genome encodes:
- a CDS encoding DEAD/DEAH box helicase, with the translated sequence MKLKKINEKLQDGLIENGLTEANALQMETFSTIKSGADCVIVSPKGSGKTTTIVLNVIQQLAGKTEESPRALIFVEDKAKVLEMVALFEKYGKYTNLEVYGVNEKGDMDYDKNYVSTGIDVLIGTPTKLNDMFSTAGYNVNRLKMLILDDADPILRLRHETKIMRISGSIAKTQRLIFTETLTERIEILADKMLVEPYLFDMDEDGEELDEEEDDIEEE
- a CDS encoding sigma-54-dependent transcriptional regulator, producing the protein MSKILIVEDEAAIRRVLVKILSEENDSYQVDEAEDGVAGLEKIKNNDYDLVLCDIKMPKMDGVEVLEEVKKIKPEIPMVMISGHGDMETAIQTMRLGAFDYISKPPDLNRLLNTVRNALDKKQLVVENKILKKKVSKNYEMIGESESINHIKVMIDKVAPTEARVLITGPNGTGKELVAHQLHEKSERSSFPLIEVNCAAIPSELIESELFGHVKGAFTSAVKDRAGKFEAADKGTIFLDEIGDMSLSAQAKVLRALQESMITRVGADKDIKVDVRVVAATNKDLKTEIAEGRFREDLYHRLAVILIKVPPLNERRDDIPALIKHFAEKIASEQGNAVKGFSAQAIQLLQEYDWTGNIRELRNVVERLIILGGSEISESDVKMFASK
- a CDS encoding ABC transporter permease, with the protein product MSIISLIIKREFIAKVRNKSFVVMTFLSPLLFVAIAVFIGYLSSMKAETKRIAIHDETGIFVSDFLKENKKGAEFKYYNLSEIEVKALKDSITKENFSGLIVIPKTANVNDLESKIEFISNNSPSISFIESTQDIIGEKITKLNLEEAKLDTLAIQKAQSKVNIHLVKASGEESLKGLNEIKIGIGGAFGYLIMMFIIIYGNMVMRSVIEEKTNRIIEIIISSVKPFQLMIGKIVGTSLAGILQFMIWAIIGLGLMFAASAFFGVNVGPTARISPEMMQSAQHQLSGSAQMYIAEMWNLPIASILIGFVVYFIGGYFLYSSFYAAIGAAVDNQTDSQQFLLPIIMPLILSVYIGFFTVVNDPHGSIAVIFSMIPLTSPIVMLMRIPFGVPWWQIAISVSLLFATFFLVVWFAAKIYRVGILMYGKKPSWKELYKWLKY
- a CDS encoding ABC transporter ATP-binding protein — translated: MSNLLEVHKVVKQYGDYVALNEVSLNVPKGSIYGLLGPNGAGKTSLIRIINQITLPDSGEVILDGEKLHPKHVQTIGYLPEERGLYSSMKVGEQCLYLAQMKGLSKAEAKKQLDYWFDRLGIQGWWNKKIQELSKGMAQKIQFVVCVLHKPKLLILDEPFSGFDPVNANIIKDEILALKEQGSTIIFSTHRMESVEEMCEHIALIHKSNKLIEGKVADVKRQFRTNSFEVGILTNNVEGLMYDITQKFTVSPANFKSLNDDLKLNIEIGNAAPNELLNVLTQRGQVTHFVEKIPSINDIFIQTVTENKV
- the dnaJ gene encoding molecular chaperone DnaJ, producing the protein MKKDFYEILGISKNADAAEIKKAYRKSALKYHPDKNPGDKEAEENFKLAAEAYEVLSDPQKKAKYDQYGHQAFDGSGGFGGGHGGMNMDDIFSQFGDIFGGGFGGFGGGGGGPRRAKGSNLRIKVKLTLEEIANGVEKKVKVKRKVQAKGVTYKTCTTCNGQGQVMRVTNTILGRMQSASTCPTCGGSGQILDKKPSEADGQGMVQEDETVSIKIPAGVVDGMQLKVANKGNDAPGNSIPGDLIVAIEEIEHEFLKREGENVHFDLYISFPEAVLGASKDIEAINGKVRIKLEEGIQSGKILRLKGKGIPSLNGYGSGDLLVHVNVWTPKTLNKEQKQFFENALNNEHFAPSPEKSEKSFFEKVKDMFS
- a CDS encoding nucleotide exchange factor GrpE, whose protein sequence is MKFKNIFKNKSNMTTENTEFDQELDDVTLEKNANGEQLIVEELSVEEQLAQDLAKEKDKFLRLFAEFENYKKRTSKERLELFKTANQEVLLAMLPVLDDFDRAAVEINKSDDENLKKGVELIHEKLKSTLVSKGLEQVEIQAGDAFNADVAEAITQIPAPSDKLKGKIVDVIEKGYKLGDKIIRFPKVVVGN